Proteins found in one Pyrus communis chromosome 15, drPyrComm1.1, whole genome shotgun sequence genomic segment:
- the LOC137717566 gene encoding uncharacterized protein encodes MDGGDGTMRLGALNLKPDRVGGFESGPDVSVSSPVTRQKAVAAKQFIENHYKNYLQGLQERKERRRALQRKAQEDQIPSEEQEEMMRTLERRETEYMRLQRRKIGIDDFEQLTVIGKGAFGEVRLCRAKGTGEIYAMKKLKKSEMLSRGQVEHVRSERNLLAEVDSRFIVQLHYSFQDSDFLYLIMEYLPGGDIMTLLMREDTLSEDVARFYIAESILAIHSIHQHNYIHRDIKPDNLILDKTGHLKLSDFGLCKPLDDKYSTLLLETDDLTSQESISETDEQSGCDKVPWLMPKEQLQQWKRNRRALAYSTVGTLDYMAPEVLLKKGYGIECDWWSLGAIMYEMLVGYAPFCSDDPRITCRKIINWRTCLKFPDEPKISEEAKDLICHLLCDVESRLGTHGAEEIKAHPWFRSTQWDRLYEGEAAYKPTVIGDLDTQNFEKFPEVEGQPSTMPTVGPWRKMLTSKDTNFIGYTFKKSDVLKSLESSGTDMRSDGSSKSPSLISLLGRIDLQDTMIPEGDQKQEI; translated from the exons ATGGACGGCGGCGATGGGACGATGAGGCTCGGCGCTCTCAACTTGAAGCCGGATCGGGTCGGCGGCTTCGAGTCGGGTCCCGACGTGTCGGTTTCGTCGCCGGTCACACGGCAGAAGGCGGTGGCGGCAAAGCAGTTCATTGAGAATCACTACAAGAACTACCTTCAAGGTCTGCAGGAACGCAAAGAGAG ACGTCGAGCGCTTCAAAGGAAAGCACAAGAAGATCAGATACCGAGTGAGGAACAAGAGGAGATGATGAGGACTTTGGAACGCCGGGAAACAGAATATATGAGGCTACAAAGACGTAAAATCGGCATTGATGATTTTGAGCAATTAACTGTGATTGGCAAAGGCGCATTTGGTGAG GTAAGGTTATGTCGTGCTAAAGGTACAGGAGAGATTTATGCcatgaagaaattgaagaaatcggAGATGCTTAGTCGCGGACAG GTTGAGCATGTGCGTTCTGAGAGGAACTTGCTTGCGGAGGTTGATAGTCGGTTCATTGTACAACTTCATTATTCGTTTCAAGATTCCGATTTTTTATACCTTATCATGGAGTACTTACCTGGTGGCGATATTATGACATTACTGATGAGAGAAGATACTCTTTCTGAAGATGTTGCTCGTTTTTACATAGCAGAGAGTATTCTGGCTATTCACTCAATCCATCAACACAACTACATTCATAG GGACATAAAACCAGATAATCTGATACTGGATAAAACTGGCCATTTGAAGCTTTCAGATTTTGGCTTGTGTAAACCTCTGGATGACAAGTATTCCACATTGTTACTGGAAACTGATGATTTGACCTCCCAGGAATCCATATCTGAAACTGATGAACAATCTGGTTGTGACAAGGTTCCTTGGTTGATGCCAAAAGAACAGTTACAACAATGGAAACGAAATCGCCGTGCCTTG GCTTATTCAACCGTGGGAACTCTTGACTATATGGCACCTGAGGTGTTGCTCAAGAAAGGATATGGGATAGAGTGTGATTGGTGGTCCCTAGGGGCAATCATGTATGAGATGCTTGTAGGCTATGCTCCCTTCTGCTCTGATGACCCAAGGATTACATGCCGCAAG ATAATCAATTGGAGGACATGCCTGAAATTCCCTGACGAACCCAAAATCTCAGAAGAAGCGAAGGATCTGATCTGTCACTTGTTATGTGATGTTGAGTCAAGGCTTGGGACACATGGAGCAGAAGAAATTAAG GCCCATCCATGGTTCAGGTCTACTCAGTGGGACAGGCTGTATGAAGGCGAAGCTGCATATAAACCCACAGTCATTGGAGACTTGGACACTCAGAATTTCGAAAAGTTTCCTGAA GTAGAGGGACAGCCATCAACAATGCCAACAGTGGGACCTTGGCGGAAG ATGTTAACATCAAAAGATACCAATTTCATTGGATACACTTTTAAGAAATCCGATGTCCTTAAATCGCTTGAAAGTTCAG GTACAGACATGCGATCAGATGGATCTTCAAAGTCCCCTTCTCTGATTTCCTTGTTAG GTAGAATTGACTTGCAAGACACCATGATACCGGAGGGTGATCAGAAGCAGGAAATATAA